From a single Candidatus Brevundimonas phytovorans genomic region:
- a CDS encoding potassium transporter Kup, with product MAGDTPRGDAATSAAKASEPANAQIPSPPHHGVGHGKAAHRALILGAIGVVFGDIGTSPIYALREAIGHAQKGVGGELAIIGVVSLAFWALMIVVTFKYVMFLMRADNKGEGGTLSLMALAQHAVGRRSAWLFILGVCGAALFYSDGVITPAISVLSAVEGLKDAPGLNGELDPFILPISAGILIALFLVQSRGTAGLARFFGPITAVWFLSLGVLGLTHIFDDITILRALSPLYGIELLLKDGFLGFVILGSVFLAVTGAEALYADMGHFGKAPIRQGWLFVVLPCLTLNYLGQGAFLLANPGAADNPFWNMVPQMVYWPMLVLATAATVIASQAVITGAFSVTQQAVQLGLLPRIDIRNTSETLAGQIYVPAVNSLLMVGVLFLLLTFQSSHNLTAAYGVAVTGTMLVNTLMSWSVVTKKWKWPMWAVLGTLVPFGIIDGVFLTSNLLKIPDGAWMPLVLGGGLVLIMWTWVRGTQILTEKTRKDSLPLSDLIEMLKARPPHRAPGTAIFLTSDPEVAPVALMHNLKHNKVLHEKNVILTVHTADRPRVPDDQRVSMEPISDDFKRLTITYGFMETPNVPRALGLCRKQGLKFDIMSTSFFLGRRSVVASARQGMPLWQDKLFIFLMRNAANPTDFFHIPPGRVVELGTQVSV from the coding sequence GGACACGCCCCGTGGCGACGCTGCGACGTCCGCCGCAAAAGCTTCCGAACCCGCGAACGCCCAGATTCCGTCTCCGCCCCATCATGGGGTCGGGCACGGCAAGGCGGCCCATCGCGCCCTGATTCTGGGCGCCATCGGCGTGGTCTTCGGCGACATCGGCACCAGCCCGATCTACGCCCTGCGCGAGGCCATCGGCCACGCCCAGAAGGGCGTCGGCGGGGAACTGGCCATCATCGGCGTGGTCTCTCTGGCCTTCTGGGCCCTGATGATCGTCGTGACGTTCAAATACGTCATGTTCCTGATGCGGGCGGACAACAAGGGCGAGGGCGGCACCCTGTCGCTGATGGCCCTGGCCCAGCACGCGGTCGGCCGACGCAGCGCCTGGCTATTCATCCTCGGTGTCTGCGGCGCGGCGCTCTTCTACAGCGACGGCGTCATCACCCCGGCCATTTCGGTGCTGTCGGCGGTGGAGGGTCTGAAGGACGCGCCCGGCCTGAACGGCGAACTGGACCCCTTCATCCTGCCGATTTCGGCGGGCATCCTGATCGCCCTGTTTCTGGTTCAGTCGCGCGGCACCGCCGGTCTGGCCAGGTTCTTCGGTCCGATCACCGCCGTCTGGTTCCTCAGCCTCGGCGTCCTGGGCCTGACCCATATCTTTGACGACATCACCATCCTGCGCGCCCTGTCGCCCCTCTATGGGATTGAGCTGCTGCTCAAGGACGGCTTCCTCGGCTTCGTCATCCTCGGCAGCGTCTTCCTGGCCGTCACGGGGGCCGAGGCCCTCTATGCGGACATGGGCCATTTCGGCAAGGCGCCGATCCGTCAGGGCTGGCTGTTCGTGGTCCTGCCCTGTCTGACGCTCAACTATCTGGGTCAGGGCGCTTTCCTGCTGGCCAATCCGGGGGCGGCGGACAACCCCTTCTGGAACATGGTCCCGCAGATGGTCTATTGGCCCATGCTGGTTCTGGCCACGGCGGCCACGGTCATCGCCAGCCAGGCCGTCATCACCGGCGCCTTCTCGGTGACGCAGCAGGCGGTCCAGTTGGGCCTGCTCCCCCGTATCGACATCCGCAACACGTCGGAGACCCTGGCGGGCCAGATCTATGTCCCGGCGGTCAACAGCCTGCTGATGGTCGGGGTGCTCTTCCTGCTGCTGACCTTCCAGTCGTCGCACAATCTGACGGCGGCCTATGGCGTGGCCGTCACCGGCACCATGCTGGTCAACACCCTGATGTCCTGGTCGGTGGTGACCAAGAAGTGGAAGTGGCCGATGTGGGCGGTGCTGGGCACCCTGGTCCCGTTCGGGATCATCGACGGCGTCTTCCTGACCTCCAACCTGCTCAAGATTCCTGACGGCGCCTGGATGCCTCTGGTGCTGGGCGGCGGTCTGGTCCTGATCATGTGGACCTGGGTGCGCGGCACGCAGATTCTGACCGAGAAGACGCGCAAGGACAGCCTGCCGCTCAGCGATCTGATCGAGATGCTGAAGGCCCGACCGCCGCACCGCGCGCCGGGCACGGCCATCTTCCTGACGTCGGACCCCGAGGTCGCGCCGGTCGCCCTGATGCACAATCTCAAGCACAACAAGGTGCTGCACGAGAAGAACGTCATCCTGACCGTCCACACCGCCGACCGGCCGCGCGTGCCGGACGACCAGCGCGTGTCGATGGAGCCGATCAGCGACGACTTCAAGCGGCTGACCATCACCTACGGCTTCATGGAGACGCCGAACGTGCCGCGCGCCCTGGGCCTGTGCCGCAAACAAGGTTTGAAGTTCGACATCATGTCGACCAGCTTCTTCCTCGGTCGTCGTTCCGTGGTCGCCTCGGCCCGTCAGGGCATGCCGCTGTGGCAGGACAAGCTGTTCATCTTCCTGATGCGCAACGCCGCCAATCCGACTGACTTCTTCCATATTCCGCCCGGCCGCGTGGTCGAGCTGGGCACGCAGGTATCCGTATGA
- a CDS encoding RsmB/NOP family class I SAM-dependent RNA methyltransferase: protein MAEKSRPRREAQPEIVTDDPHADIGVEARLVAGILLNAALEKRTGLDEALGQSPAKDLAGPDRAFARAVAMAALRRLGEIDQILDRRLQKAPPAPVRTILRVALAQTLVLGTPAFAAVSTAVKLAERDAKTRPYKNLVNAVLRGVDRDGPGLTTAESNLPDWLAARWKATYGEANLIGLALATRDEPATDLSAKPGVDLEVLAQDVEGEVLPGGTVRTGKRGDVAGWPGFEAGDWWVQDAAAAVPARLLAAKAGETVLDMCAAPGGKTLQLAAAGAEVTALDRSPARLKRLKQNFDRTGLPVEVVAVPAEDWEDTRTFDAVLLDAPCTATGTYRRNPEVLRATRPAEVAKLADVQHRLLDVAAEKVKPGGRLVYCVCSLEREEGETQIIAFLRRNPAFRTVAAVPSEIGAPAEALTPEGWLRILPSQWAERGGVDGFFVARLERIAD, encoded by the coding sequence ATGGCTGAAAAGTCGCGTCCGCGTCGCGAGGCCCAGCCCGAGATCGTCACCGATGACCCCCACGCCGACATCGGCGTCGAGGCCCGTCTGGTCGCCGGCATTCTGCTGAACGCGGCGCTGGAGAAGCGCACCGGTCTGGACGAGGCCCTGGGCCAGTCCCCGGCCAAGGACCTGGCCGGTCCCGACCGCGCTTTCGCTCGCGCCGTGGCCATGGCCGCCCTGCGTCGTCTGGGCGAGATCGACCAGATTCTCGACCGTCGCCTGCAGAAGGCGCCGCCCGCCCCCGTGCGCACCATCCTGCGCGTCGCCCTGGCCCAGACCCTGGTGCTGGGCACGCCCGCCTTCGCCGCCGTCTCGACCGCGGTGAAACTGGCCGAGCGCGACGCCAAGACCCGCCCCTACAAGAACCTCGTCAACGCCGTCCTGCGCGGCGTCGACCGCGACGGTCCCGGCTTGACGACCGCTGAATCCAACCTGCCCGACTGGCTGGCCGCCCGCTGGAAGGCCACCTATGGCGAGGCCAATCTGATCGGCCTGGCCCTGGCCACCCGCGACGAGCCCGCCACCGACCTCAGCGCCAAGCCCGGCGTCGATCTGGAGGTCCTGGCTCAGGACGTCGAGGGCGAGGTCCTGCCCGGCGGTACGGTCCGCACCGGCAAGCGCGGCGACGTGGCCGGCTGGCCCGGCTTCGAGGCCGGCGACTGGTGGGTCCAGGACGCCGCCGCCGCCGTCCCTGCCCGCCTGCTGGCCGCCAAGGCCGGGGAGACGGTGCTGGACATGTGCGCCGCGCCCGGCGGCAAGACCCTGCAACTGGCCGCGGCCGGCGCCGAGGTCACGGCCCTGGACCGTTCGCCCGCCCGCTTGAAGCGTCTGAAACAGAATTTCGACCGCACCGGCCTGCCGGTCGAGGTGGTCGCCGTCCCCGCCGAGGACTGGGAGGACACGCGCACCTTCGACGCCGTCCTGCTGGACGCGCCCTGCACCGCCACCGGCACCTATCGCCGCAACCCGGAAGTGCTGCGCGCCACCCGCCCCGCCGAGGTCGCCAAGCTGGCCGATGTGCAGCACCGCCTGCTGGATGTGGCCGCCGAGAAGGTGAAGCCCGGCGGCCGTCTGGTCTATTGCGTCTGCTCGCTGGAACGCGAAGAGGGCGAGACCCAGATTATCGCCTTCCTGCGCCGCAACCCGGCCTTCCGCACCGTCGCCGCCGTCCCGTCCGAGATCGGCGCCCCTGCCGAAGCCCTGACCCCCGAAGGCTGGCTGCGCATCCTGCCCTCGCAATGGGCCGAGCGCGGCGGCGTGGACGGCTTCTTCGTCGCCCGGCTGGAGCGAATCGCGGACTAG